The following proteins come from a genomic window of Verrucomicrobium sp.:
- the fliG gene encoding flagellar motor switch protein FliG, protein MATATETPAAPKQLNSPGGGGKSAEEALRSWSKKQRLAGLLVVLGKELAAQILNEFDERDVEEVTTEMARIDFISMDMQRALLKEFTSVTVDAVASAAGGPQFAKDVLERSIGTFKANELINRIAPNKARTVDSSVLRDIQPRQLINLLRKEQIQTWALVLSYLDPARCAEVLSLLNTDFRTDVVERIATMEPTSAEVVEQILNHIKRRVAMKSTVSVTSSGGARILADVINALDDNVSKQLLTGLEERNPDLAKNIQKLLFVFEDIADMDKQTLARILREVDYHQLAIALKTASERLRSTVLGGLSKRAAEGLQEEIQFMPPVRLTEVEEAQQKIIDVVRQLEASGEITISKGGGRRELV, encoded by the coding sequence ATGGCCACCGCTACCGAGACTCCCGCAGCCCCGAAGCAGCTCAACAGCCCCGGAGGAGGAGGAAAATCCGCCGAGGAAGCCCTGCGCAGCTGGTCGAAAAAGCAGCGCCTGGCCGGCCTCCTGGTCGTCCTGGGGAAGGAGCTGGCCGCCCAGATTCTCAACGAGTTCGACGAGCGCGACGTCGAGGAAGTCACCACGGAGATGGCCCGCATCGACTTCATTTCGATGGACATGCAGCGCGCCCTTCTCAAGGAATTCACCTCCGTCACCGTCGACGCGGTGGCCTCCGCCGCGGGCGGCCCGCAGTTCGCCAAGGACGTGCTGGAGCGCTCCATCGGCACCTTTAAGGCCAACGAGCTGATCAACCGCATCGCCCCCAACAAGGCGCGCACCGTCGACAGCAGCGTGCTGCGGGACATCCAGCCCCGCCAGCTGATCAACCTCCTGCGCAAGGAGCAGATCCAGACCTGGGCGCTGGTCCTCTCCTACCTCGATCCCGCCCGCTGCGCGGAGGTCCTCTCCCTCCTTAACACCGATTTCCGCACCGACGTGGTCGAGCGTATCGCCACCATGGAGCCGACCTCGGCCGAAGTGGTGGAACAGATCCTCAATCACATCAAGCGCCGCGTGGCGATGAAGAGCACCGTTTCCGTCACCAGCTCCGGCGGCGCCCGCATCCTGGCGGACGTCATCAACGCCCTGGACGACAACGTTTCCAAGCAGCTCCTCACCGGCCTGGAGGAGCGCAATCCCGATCTGGCGAAAAACATCCAAAAGCTCCTCTTCGTCTTCGAGGACATCGCCGACATGGACAAGCAGACCCTGGCCCGCATCCTGCGGGAGGTCGACTACCACCAGCTGGCCATCGCCCTCAAGACCGCCTCGGAACGCCTCCGCAGCACCGTGCTGGGCGGCCTCTCCAAGCGCGCCGCGGAAGGCCTTCAGGAAGAAATCCAGTTCATGCCCCCCGTCCGCCTCACGGAGGTGGAGGAGGCGCAGCAGAAGATCATCGACGTTGTCCGCCAGTTGGAAGCCAGCGGCGAAATCACCATCAGCAAGGGCGGCGGACGCCGCGAGCTGGTCTAA
- a CDS encoding FliI/YscN family ATPase, translating to MHPGLNYPGLVAKTRRALSQIRPVGLVGRVAKVVGLTVESQGPAAALGEACWIYCGASQKRRLAEVVGFREGRILLMPWEGLEGIGIGDGVQSTGAPPQIPVGPSVLGRILDPLGRPIDDLGPLPAETPTAPLIRSVPPPARRPRISNIFQTGVRAIDSFATAGAGQRLGIFAGSGVGKSTLLGMICRYASADINVIALIGERGREVLEFVERDLGPEALKRSVIVVATSDQPALARIKAAFTANTIAAHFRAQGKHVLLMMDSLTRLAMAQREIGLAVGEPPATRGYPPSVFGLMPILLEQAGCLDQGIITGFYTVLTEGDDWNDPISDCARSILDGHLLLTRRLASENHYPAIDVLESLSRLQSNLIGAPQRELIGRARHILAVQRQYRELVEIGAYTPGSNTQLDHALALYPQLVQFLRQSVEEPGTVNGAFAVLERILNSQGGGAAPVVSSSSAALARN from the coding sequence ATGCATCCCGGGCTGAATTATCCCGGGCTGGTCGCCAAGACCCGGCGCGCCCTTTCCCAGATCCGCCCCGTCGGCCTCGTCGGGCGCGTGGCCAAGGTCGTCGGCCTGACCGTCGAGTCCCAGGGGCCGGCCGCCGCGCTGGGGGAAGCTTGCTGGATCTACTGCGGCGCCTCGCAAAAGCGCCGTTTGGCGGAAGTCGTCGGTTTCCGCGAGGGGCGCATTCTCCTTATGCCCTGGGAGGGGCTGGAAGGGATCGGGATCGGCGACGGCGTCCAGTCCACCGGCGCGCCGCCGCAGATCCCCGTCGGCCCGTCCGTCCTGGGGCGCATCCTCGATCCCCTGGGCCGCCCCATTGACGATCTGGGCCCGCTGCCGGCGGAGACGCCGACGGCTCCGCTTATCCGCAGCGTGCCGCCCCCGGCCCGCCGTCCCCGCATCAGCAACATCTTCCAGACCGGCGTCCGCGCCATCGACTCCTTCGCCACGGCGGGCGCGGGGCAGCGCCTGGGCATCTTCGCGGGCAGCGGCGTGGGCAAGAGCACGCTCCTGGGCATGATCTGCCGCTACGCCAGCGCGGACATCAACGTCATCGCCCTCATCGGCGAGCGCGGCCGCGAGGTGCTCGAGTTCGTCGAGCGGGACCTGGGTCCCGAGGCGCTCAAGCGCAGCGTCATCGTCGTCGCCACCTCGGACCAGCCCGCCCTGGCCCGTATCAAGGCCGCCTTCACCGCCAATACGATCGCCGCCCACTTCCGCGCGCAGGGGAAGCACGTCCTCCTCATGATGGATTCGCTCACCCGCCTGGCTATGGCCCAGCGGGAAATCGGCCTGGCCGTCGGTGAGCCCCCGGCCACCCGCGGCTATCCGCCCTCCGTCTTCGGCCTCATGCCGATCCTGTTGGAGCAGGCGGGCTGCCTGGATCAAGGCATCATTACCGGCTTCTACACCGTCCTGACGGAAGGCGACGACTGGAACGACCCCATCAGCGATTGCGCCCGCTCCATTCTGGATGGCCACCTCCTCCTGACCCGCCGTCTGGCCTCGGAGAACCACTATCCGGCCATCGACGTCCTGGAGAGCCTCAGCCGCCTCCAGAGCAACCTGATCGGCGCGCCCCAGCGGGAGCTCATTGGCCGCGCCCGGCACATCCTGGCCGTGCAGCGGCAATACCGGGAACTGGTGGAAATCGGCGCCTACACCCCGGGCAGCAACACCCAATTGGACCACGCCTTGGCCCTCTATCCCCAGCTCGTCCAGTTCCTCCGCCAGTCGGTGGAGGAGCCGGGCACCGTCAACGGCGCCTTTGCGGTGCTGGAGCGCATCCTCAACAGCCAGGGAGGAGGCGCGGCGCCCGTCGTTTCCTCTTCCTCCGCCGCCCTGGCCCGCAACTAA
- a CDS encoding flagellar hook capping FlgD N-terminal domain-containing protein, whose protein sequence is MSVSSVSSTSSSSSSTSTSNSNIGNLSQSDFYKIITTQLQNQNPDDATDTNELLQQMMSLANYVATQNSATNVSSLTNYSTATTLLGKTVDVSIPASTVTSASTVTGEVTDASFSSGGATVTVNGTSYPLSYVTSAYAASSGTGTSSN, encoded by the coding sequence ATGAGCGTTTCAAGCGTTTCCTCGACGAGCAGCAGTTCCAGCTCGACCAGCACGAGCAATAGCAACATCGGCAATCTGTCTCAGTCCGACTTTTACAAGATCATCACCACCCAGCTGCAGAATCAAAATCCGGACGATGCGACCGATACCAACGAGCTGCTCCAGCAGATGATGTCGCTGGCCAACTACGTGGCGACGCAGAACAGCGCCACGAATGTCTCGAGCCTGACCAACTATTCGACGGCCACCACCCTCCTGGGGAAGACCGTGGACGTTTCCATCCCTGCCAGCACGGTCACGTCCGCGTCGACGGTCACCGGCGAGGTCACCGACGCCAGCTTCAGCTCCGGCGGAGCCACAGTCACCGTCAACGGCACTTCCTATCCGCTGAGCTACGTCACCAGCGCCTACGCCGCCAGCAGCGGCACCGGCACGAGCAGCAACTAA
- a CDS encoding flagellar hook-basal body complex protein has product MIRALYSAVSGLTSDQTAMDVIGNNVANLNTTGFKASTAEFSEAYYQTSRLADSSTPIGLSVGLGTKIAGTVTDFTQGSIAQTGIPSDVAISGNGYFVVNTQSTTAASNTYYTRAGDFVVDVNGNLRTVDGYYVQGYSAGTSTQDATETTGFQSVVQSDFAATDSGSAAIDQTSMSNIVIPSTISSLDASGNTVTEQVVSYSVGNNGAISVIGQNGTSVVVGYLPIALVSANNGLNSVGGGYYQATEASGVPTVYEASTNQTGSLQGSALELSNADVATQFSNMIIIQNSYAANAKVISTSSQMLQVVTNMVQ; this is encoded by the coding sequence ATGATCCGCGCCCTCTACTCCGCCGTCAGCGGCCTGACCAGTGACCAGACTGCCATGGACGTCATCGGCAACAACGTGGCCAACTTGAACACCACGGGCTTCAAGGCCAGCACGGCCGAATTCAGCGAAGCCTACTACCAAACCTCCCGGCTGGCCGACTCCTCCACGCCCATCGGCCTTAGCGTCGGCTTGGGCACCAAGATCGCCGGCACGGTCACGGATTTCACCCAGGGCTCGATCGCCCAGACCGGCATCCCCAGCGACGTGGCGATCAGCGGCAACGGCTACTTCGTGGTCAACACGCAGAGCACCACGGCCGCCTCCAATACCTACTACACCCGCGCCGGCGACTTCGTCGTCGACGTGAACGGCAACCTTCGCACCGTCGACGGCTATTACGTGCAGGGGTATAGCGCCGGCACTTCCACCCAGGACGCGACGGAGACGACCGGCTTCCAGTCCGTCGTCCAGTCCGACTTTGCCGCGACCGATTCCGGCAGCGCCGCCATTGACCAAACCAGCATGAGCAACATCGTCATCCCCTCGACGATCAGCTCCCTCGACGCGAGCGGCAATACGGTGACCGAGCAGGTCGTCAGCTACAGCGTGGGGAACAACGGTGCCATCTCCGTCATCGGTCAAAACGGTACCTCCGTCGTCGTCGGTTACCTGCCCATCGCCCTGGTTTCTGCCAACAACGGCCTGAACAGCGTGGGCGGCGGTTATTACCAGGCGACCGAAGCCTCCGGCGTCCCCACTGTCTACGAGGCCAGCACTAACCAGACGGGCAGCCTGCAGGGCAGCGCGTTGGAGCTTTCCAACGCCGACGTGGCCACGCAGTTCTCCAACATGATCATCATCCAGAACTCCTACGCGGCCAATGCCAAGGTCATCAGCACCAGCAGCCAGATGCTCCAGGTGGTGACCAACATGGTCCAGTAA
- a CDS encoding flagellar basal body-associated FliL family protein, with product MSDPAPVAAPDASSGKGGPSPLILAIIVAVLMLGGGFALAYFVLPARIAAAIQQSAPPAAGGEEAAPAPAEHAEKEKGGEKGEKGEGKAGDSFVITDILVNIAGTKAGRFLKATAYFAAPPSVVAELERKRPQITDIVSATLGQKSLEELSDPSVRGKLRSELLNTINPLLETKGEVTNIYFPEFIIQ from the coding sequence ATGTCCGATCCCGCCCCCGTAGCCGCTCCCGACGCCTCTTCCGGTAAGGGAGGCCCGTCCCCGCTCATCCTGGCCATCATCGTGGCGGTGCTGATGCTGGGTGGCGGCTTTGCCCTGGCTTACTTCGTCCTTCCGGCCCGCATTGCCGCGGCCATCCAGCAGAGTGCCCCTCCCGCCGCCGGCGGAGAAGAGGCCGCCCCGGCCCCCGCCGAGCATGCGGAAAAGGAAAAGGGCGGAGAAAAGGGCGAGAAAGGGGAGGGGAAAGCGGGCGACAGCTTCGTTATCACGGACATCCTGGTGAACATCGCCGGGACCAAGGCGGGCCGTTTTCTGAAGGCCACCGCCTACTTCGCCGCTCCGCCGAGCGTCGTCGCTGAGCTGGAGCGCAAGCGCCCCCAGATCACCGACATCGTTTCCGCCACTTTGGGGCAGAAGAGCTTGGAGGAGCTGTCCGATCCCTCCGTCCGCGGCAAGCTCCGCTCCGAGCTGCTCAATACGATCAATCCCCTCCTTGAGACTAAGGGGGAAGTGACCAACATCTACTTCCCCGAATTCATCATCCAATAA
- a CDS encoding FliM/FliN family flagellar motor switch protein, whose amino-acid sequence MAQDSSGDVLSQAEVEAILASVQSGVDPGATVISAGTEKRRPSEGQKSHHIQPYDFRSPVFLTPAQMRRLRIKHEEFIRNLSAALSVFLRMEFLLQMSRLETTTYKQLIESMGMPSYLTLFRMKPLPGIAVLDLTPRLGLTIIDRMLGGPGHSVKVEREFTDMEQTVLENFIQLIIKEYTESWIRFQKLEWEKVGNENTIRFLDIAEPDQTMLYLEMEARFGDCVSTLRFVFCYETLETLVDQMMHEMSDGDDGKESEVSPSFEPNAPTYNIQIPLTAYWRGFSLSLEDISGLSPGDVLMLDPDKVSHVEVDLGALPKFQASLDRKGKQVSIQLTNKIEG is encoded by the coding sequence ATGGCCCAGGATTCCTCCGGCGATGTCTTAAGTCAGGCCGAGGTCGAGGCGATATTAGCCTCGGTGCAGAGCGGCGTCGATCCGGGCGCCACCGTCATCAGCGCGGGGACGGAAAAGCGCCGCCCTTCCGAAGGGCAGAAGAGCCACCACATCCAGCCGTATGACTTCCGCTCGCCCGTCTTCCTGACGCCGGCGCAGATGCGGCGCCTCCGCATCAAGCATGAGGAATTCATCCGGAACCTGAGCGCGGCCCTCTCCGTCTTCCTGCGCATGGAGTTCCTGCTCCAGATGTCCCGCCTGGAGACGACGACTTACAAGCAGCTCATCGAAAGCATGGGCATGCCCAGCTATTTGACCCTCTTCCGCATGAAGCCGCTGCCGGGCATCGCGGTGTTGGACCTGACTCCCCGCCTGGGCCTGACCATCATCGACCGCATGCTGGGAGGCCCCGGCCACTCCGTGAAGGTGGAACGCGAGTTCACCGACATGGAGCAGACCGTCCTGGAGAATTTCATCCAGCTAATCATCAAGGAATACACGGAGAGCTGGATCCGCTTCCAAAAGCTGGAGTGGGAGAAGGTGGGCAATGAAAACACCATCCGCTTCCTGGACATCGCGGAGCCGGACCAGACCATGCTCTACCTGGAGATGGAAGCCCGTTTCGGCGACTGCGTTTCCACGCTGCGTTTCGTCTTCTGCTACGAGACGTTGGAGACCCTCGTGGATCAGATGATGCACGAGATGAGCGACGGGGATGACGGGAAGGAGTCGGAGGTCAGCCCCAGCTTCGAGCCCAATGCGCCGACTTACAACATCCAGATTCCGCTCACCGCCTACTGGCGCGGCTTCTCCCTGAGCCTGGAGGATATCAGCGGCCTTTCCCCGGGGGACGTCCTCATGCTCGACCCGGATAAGGTTAGCCACGTCGAGGTCGACTTGGGCGCGTTGCCGAAATTCCAGGCCTCCTTGGACCGGAAGGGAAAGCAGGTCAGCATCCAATTAACCAACAAGATAGAAGGGTAG
- the fliN gene encoding flagellar motor switch protein FliN: MNDKNVDLVMDIMVGLSVELGRAQMKVRDIVALTSGTVVQLDKKVDENVDLYVNGKLIGRGEVVMVDESLGIKITEVFKQATQPR; this comes from the coding sequence ATGAACGATAAGAACGTCGATCTGGTGATGGACATCATGGTGGGGCTCAGCGTGGAGCTGGGCCGCGCCCAGATGAAGGTGCGGGACATCGTGGCCCTGACCAGCGGCACCGTCGTGCAGCTGGACAAGAAGGTGGACGAGAACGTCGACCTCTACGTGAACGGCAAGCTCATCGGCCGCGGGGAGGTCGTCATGGTCGACGAGTCCCTGGGAATCAAAATCACGGAAGTCTTCAAACAGGCCACCCAGCCGCGGTAA
- the fliP gene encoding flagellar type III secretion system pore protein FliP (The bacterial flagellar biogenesis protein FliP forms a type III secretion system (T3SS)-type pore required for flagellar assembly.): MKQKSFFRGRPGFWALVLGLALAFLAVPAQAAPGDTINFSLNTGSGGGANMSVSLQLLVLFTILSLAPGIMIMTTCFVRIVIVLSFLRNALTLQTPPNQVVIGLALFLTFYIMQPTWDRISKEAIDPVRDNKITFQQGMDKAVIPLKEFMLRYAGEQDLRLFLSMSPTPITLTTPEALPISVVVPAFMLSELKRGFEMGLLILLPFLVIDMVVASILMALGMMMLPPSTVSLPVKLMVFVLVDGWTLVVRSLVDSFRVS; encoded by the coding sequence ATGAAGCAAAAGTCTTTTTTCCGCGGCAGGCCCGGCTTTTGGGCCCTGGTCCTGGGCCTGGCTCTGGCTTTTCTGGCCGTTCCGGCGCAGGCCGCTCCCGGCGACACTATCAATTTCTCCCTCAACACCGGCTCGGGCGGCGGGGCGAACATGAGCGTGAGCCTTCAGCTCCTTGTCCTCTTCACCATCCTCAGCCTGGCGCCGGGCATCATGATTATGACGACGTGTTTCGTCCGCATCGTCATCGTCCTTTCCTTTTTGCGCAATGCGCTGACCCTGCAGACCCCGCCGAATCAGGTAGTCATCGGCCTGGCCCTTTTCCTGACCTTCTACATCATGCAGCCCACCTGGGACCGCATCTCCAAGGAGGCCATCGATCCCGTGCGGGATAACAAGATCACCTTTCAGCAGGGGATGGACAAGGCCGTCATCCCGCTCAAGGAGTTCATGCTCCGCTATGCCGGGGAACAGGATTTGCGCCTCTTCCTGAGCATGTCCCCCACGCCGATCACCCTGACCACGCCGGAGGCGCTGCCCATTTCCGTCGTCGTCCCGGCCTTCATGCTCTCCGAGCTGAAGCGCGGTTTTGAGATGGGGCTCCTCATTCTCCTGCCCTTCCTGGTGATCGACATGGTGGTGGCCTCCATCCTCATGGCCCTGGGCATGATGATGCTGCCGCCCTCCACCGTCTCCCTGCCGGTGAAGCTGATGGTCTTCGTCCTGGTCGACGGATGGACGCTCGTCGTCCGCTCCCTCGTCGACAGCTTTCGCGTGTCATGA
- a CDS encoding flagellar biosynthetic protein FliQ: protein MNIDAALDIIRICLWEGIYVCAPIVLGALVIGLGISILQSITTIQETSLSFVPKLLWAVAGTWIFAPFMLAHLRQLTTTLFQRAAEIAR, encoded by the coding sequence ATGAACATCGACGCCGCCCTCGACATCATCCGCATCTGCCTCTGGGAAGGCATCTATGTTTGCGCGCCGATCGTCTTGGGGGCGCTCGTCATTGGCCTGGGCATCAGCATCCTGCAGAGCATCACCACCATCCAGGAGACTTCCCTTTCCTTCGTGCCCAAGCTCCTGTGGGCCGTGGCGGGGACCTGGATTTTCGCCCCCTTCATGCTGGCCCACCTGCGCCAGCTGACCACCACCCTCTTCCAGCGCGCCGCGGAGATCGCCAGGTAA